A stretch of the Larimichthys crocea isolate SSNF chromosome IX, L_crocea_2.0, whole genome shotgun sequence genome encodes the following:
- the pitpnb gene encoding phosphatidylinositol transfer protein beta isoform: MVLIKEYRVVLPVSVEEYQVGQLFSVAEASKNETGGGEGIEVLKNEPYEKDGEKGQYTHKIYHLKSKVPGFVKLIAPEGALVFHEKAWNAYPYCRTIVTNEYMKDDFMIKIETWHKPDMGTLENIHDLEEQTWRTVEVVPIDISNKEEVVVGDYKPEEDPALFHSTKTGRGPLGPEWKDELQSDCPHMCAYKLVTVKFRWWGLQTKVENFIHKQEKRIFTNFHRQLFCWIDRWVGLTMEDIRRMEEETQKELEEMRQKGDVRGTSATDE; this comes from the exons ATGGTGCTCATCAAGGAATA CCGTGTAGTGTTGCCAGTCTCTGTGGAAGAG TATCAAGTCGGGCAGCTGTTCTCTGTGGCTGAGGCCAGCAAGAatgagacaggaggaggagaaggcatCGAGGTGCTGAAGAACGAGCCGTACGAGAAGGACGGGGAGAAGGGACAGTACACGCATAAAATCTACCATCTAAAGAG taaaGTCCCGGGGTTCGTCAAGTTGATTGCACCAGAGGGGGCGTTAGTTTTTCACGAAAAGGCTTGGAACGCCTACCCGTACTGTCGCACCA TCGTGACG AACGAGTACATGAAGGACGACTTTATGATAAAGATCGAGACGTGGCACAAACCTGACATGGGAACACTAGAAAAT ATCCACGACCTGGAAGAGCAGACGTGGAGGACTGTCGAGGTGGTTCCCATAGATATCTCAAACAAAGAAGAAGTGGTCGTCGGG gacTATAAGCCAGAAGAAGATCCGGCTCTTTTCCACTCCACCAAGACAGGCAGAGGACCTCTGGGCCCTGAGTGGAAG GATGAGCTGCAGTCAGATTGTCCTCACATGTGTGCATACAAACTGGTGACTGTCAAGTTCAGGTGGTGGGGTCTGCAGACCAAAGTGGAAAACTTCATCCACAAG CAAGAAAAGCGTATTTTCACCAACTTCCACCGCCAGCTGTTCTGCTGGATTGACAGATGGGTTGGTTTGACCATGGAGGACATCAGACGGATGGAAGAGGAGACCCAAAAAGAGCTCGAGGAG ATGCGTCAGAAGGGAGATGTGCGAGGGACCTCAGCGACAGACGAGTAG
- the naa25 gene encoding N-alpha-acetyltransferase 25, NatB auxiliary subunit isoform X1, with product MAARGHVQDPNDRRLRPIYDYLDNGNNKMAIQQADKLLKKHKDLHCAKVLKAIGLQRTGKQDEAFTLAQEVATLEPTDDNSLQALTILYREMHRPELVAKLYEAAVKKVPLSEEYHSHLFMAYARVGEYKKMQQAGMALYKIVPKNPYYFWSVMSLVMQAISAQDEKLAQTMFLPLAERMVEKMVKEEKIEAEAEVQLYFMILERLGKCVEALDVIRGPLGEKLTSELQSRENKCMMLYQRLQRWPECNALAHKLLLKNPDDWQFYPSYFDSLFHLIDQSWSPPEEGEHCSEGAVHRTVAEVVRFVEERIKGEDGKESRSLRGPYLARLELIHRLRERGCPEESLLGDPLELMVQFFGKFGDKPCCITDLKIYLHLLSPDQHVQFVNRLSEAVPLGERGEEGFAFPDDTKALQRHLCVCQLSRALGLHHALDVDGKLRLITELKAHYRHGLKFGKNALKTELQFSDMYCLMAAHVYIDLWKETGDENMVWQGLGVLQEGLSHSASNAQFKLLLLLLYCHLGAFEPVVDLYSSLDAKHVQHDTIGFLLTRYAESLGQFAAASQSCNFSLRFFHSNQKDTSEYIIQAYKYGAFEKIPEFIALRNRLNQSLHFAQVRTERMLLDLFLEADIVLSLEESVKAMSLSAEEDDIPWDNMRDNRDLTVFTSWDPKERELTDEHRRQSLEEESVWLRIRSLTLRLLASLAGSGHTPSQQNSEIANENGVGDKSSILSGLLSQLNQTLQTANQIAEKRIQYPFLGPPSTRLAPALSSGSCQCQAAALQLSVHLQELDTVGLDESTELQTQICNAFKSLVVQLQEILNKCKGDLLDMKEGKLKTWPSLLENLIFFVETVCIVLWMASHCAKILRPLKTSLQKKKKKKKKDANTALPVVVCGFQELTGSLQDLLTQALEHIKGQETGITALKLASLSLDEYPQDEASFMKAAMDKVQSSYLRSLQEAGDLLKKRAETIKNLKI from the exons ATGGCGGCGAGAGGCCATGTGCAAGATCCCAACGACCGGAGACTCAGACCGATTTACG ATTATCTTGACAATGGCAACAATAAAATGGCGATCCAGCAGGCGGATAAACTGCTGAAGAAACATAAGGACCTGCACTGTGCCAAG GTCCTGAAGGCGATCGGCCTTCAGCGAACCGGAAAGCAGGATGAAGCTTTCACTCTGGCCCAGGAAGTAGCAACTCTAGAGCCGACCGATGACAACTCGCTACAAGCTCTGACTATACTGTACAGAGAGATGCATCGcc CGGAGTTGGTGGCGAAGCTGTACGAAGCCGCCGTGAAGAAGGTCCCCCTGAGCGAGGAGTATCACTCTCACCTCTTCATGGCGTACGCCCGCGTCGGCGAGTACAAGAAGATGCAGCAG GCAGGGATGGCCTTGTATAAAATCGTGCCCAAGAATCCGTACTACTTCTGGTCCGTCATGAGTCTGGTGATGCAG GCCATCTCAGCACAGGATGAGAAACTGGCTCAGACCATGTTCCTGCCTCTGGCCGAGCGGATGGTGGAGAAAatggtgaaggaggagaagatcGAGGCCGAAGCGGAG gtgcaGTTGTATTTCATGATCCTGGAGCGTTTGGGAAAGTGTGTCGAGGCTCTCGACGTGATCAGAGGTCCACTTGGAG AGAAGCTGACCAGCgagctgcagagcagagagaacaaGTGCATGATGCTCTACCAGAGGCTGCAGCGCTGGCCCGAGTGTAACGCTCTGGCTCACAAGCTGCTCCTCAAAAA TCCGGATGATTGGCAGTTCTATCCCTCCTACTTCGACTCTCTCTTCCACCTGATCGATCAGTCGTGGAGCCCGCCGGAGGAAGGAGAGCA ctgctcgGAGGGAGCGGTGCATCGCACTGTGGCTGAAGTGGTGAGGTTTGTGGAGGAGCGAATCAAAGGGGAGGACGGCAAAGAGTCCCGCTCGCTCAGAGGACCCTATCTAGCTCGGCTGGAATTAATCCACAGACTGAGAGAGCGAGGCTGTCCTGAAGAAAGCCTGCTgg GTGATCCTTTAGAGCTCATGGTGCAGTTCTTTGGGAAGTTTGGAGACAAACCGTGCTGCATCACCGACCTGAAAATATACCTCCACCTGCTCTCTCCGGACCAACACGTTCAG TTCGTTAACCGTCTGAGTGAGGCGGTTCCGCTCGGGGAGCGAGGCGAGGAGGGATTCGCTTTCCCGGACGACACCAAAGCGCTGCAGaggcacctgtgtgtgtgccagctgaGCCGAGCGCTCGGGCTGCATCACGCGCTCGATGTGGATGGAAAGCTTCGTCTGATCACGGAGCTCAAAGCGCACTATCGTCACGGACTAAAGTTTG GGAAGAACGCTCTGAAGACGGAGCTGCAGTTCTCTGATATGTATTGTCTCATGGCAGCTCATGTATACATCGACTTATGGAAAGAGACGG GGGACGAGAACATGGTGTGGCAGGGTTTGGGCGTCCTGCAGGAGGGTCTGTCTCACAGCGCCTCCAACGCCCAGttcaagctgctgctgctgctcctctacTGTCACCTGGGAGCCTTCGAGCCTGTGGTGGACCTTTACTCCAGCCTGGATGCCAAGCACGTACAGCACGACACCATCGG GTTCCTGTTGACGCGTTACGCTGAGTCATTGGGTCAGTTTGCAGCAGCTTCCCAGTCCTGTAATTTCTCCCTCAGGTTTTTCCACTCGAACCAGAAAGAT ACCTCAGAGTATATCATCCAGGCGTACAAGTACGGAGCGTTTGAGAAGATCCCAGAGTTCATCGCTCTCAGGAACAGGTTGAACCAATCGCTGCACTTTGCCCAAGTCCGCACTGAGCGGATGCTGCTGGACCTGTTCCTCGAGGCCGACAT cgTGTTGAGTCTGGAGGAGAGCGTGAAGGCCATGTCTTTGTCTGCAGAGGAGGACGACATCCCCTGGGACAACATGAGGGACAACAGAGACCtgactgtgttcaccagctgggACCCGAAAGAGAG AGAGTTGACGGACGAACACCGGCGTCAGTCTCTAGAGGAAGAGTCCGTCTGGCTGAGGATACGCTCTCTAACTCTTCGCCTCCTCGCCTCTCTGGCCGGTTCGGGTCACACGCCCTCGCAGCAAAACTCTGAGATTGCCAACGAGAACGGAGTCGGAGACAAGAGCTCGATCCTCAGCGGCCTGCTGTCTCAGCTCAACCAGACTCTacagacagccaatcagataGCAGAAAAACGCATCCAG TATCCATTCCTGGGACCACCCTCCACCCGCCTGGCCCCGGCTCTGTCCAGCGGGAGCTGTCAGTGCCAGGCTGCCGCCCTCCAGCTGTCTGTCCACCTACAGGAGCTGGACACCGTCGGACTCG acgAGTCGACGGAGCTGCAAACCCAGATCTGTAACGCTTTCAAATCATTAGTAGTTCAGCTTCAAG AAATCCTGAATAAATGCAAAGGGGATTTATTGGACATGAAAGAGGGCAAGTTAAAAACCTGGCCGTCCTTATTAGAAAACCTAATCTTCTTTGTTGAG ACGGTGTGCATAGTCTTGTGGATGGCTAGTCACTGTGCCAAGATCCTGCGACCACTCAAGACCAGcctacagaagaagaagaagaagaagaaaaaggatgCAAACACAGCTCTG CCggtggtggtgtgtgggttCCAGGAGCTGACGGGGAGCTTGCAGGACCTGCTCACCCAGGCTTTGGAGCATATAAAGGGGCAAGAGACGGGCATCACAGCCCTTAAACTGGCCAGTTTAAGCTTGGACGAATACCCACAG gacgAAGCTTCGTTTATGAAGGCTGCTATGGACAAGGTGCAGAGCAGTTACCTGCGCTCGCTACAGGAGGCGGGAGACCTGCTCAAGAAGAGAGCGGAAACTATAAAGAACCTCAAGATCTGA
- the naa25 gene encoding N-alpha-acetyltransferase 25, NatB auxiliary subunit isoform X2: MALYKIVPKNPYYFWSVMSLVMQAISAQDEKLAQTMFLPLAERMVEKMVKEEKIEAEAEVQLYFMILERLGKCVEALDVIRGPLGEKLTSELQSRENKCMMLYQRLQRWPECNALAHKLLLKNPDDWQFYPSYFDSLFHLIDQSWSPPEEGEHCSEGAVHRTVAEVVRFVEERIKGEDGKESRSLRGPYLARLELIHRLRERGCPEESLLGDPLELMVQFFGKFGDKPCCITDLKIYLHLLSPDQHVQFVNRLSEAVPLGERGEEGFAFPDDTKALQRHLCVCQLSRALGLHHALDVDGKLRLITELKAHYRHGLKFGKNALKTELQFSDMYCLMAAHVYIDLWKETGDENMVWQGLGVLQEGLSHSASNAQFKLLLLLLYCHLGAFEPVVDLYSSLDAKHVQHDTIGFLLTRYAESLGQFAAASQSCNFSLRFFHSNQKDTSEYIIQAYKYGAFEKIPEFIALRNRLNQSLHFAQVRTERMLLDLFLEADIVLSLEESVKAMSLSAEEDDIPWDNMRDNRDLTVFTSWDPKERELTDEHRRQSLEEESVWLRIRSLTLRLLASLAGSGHTPSQQNSEIANENGVGDKSSILSGLLSQLNQTLQTANQIAEKRIQYPFLGPPSTRLAPALSSGSCQCQAAALQLSVHLQELDTVGLDESTELQTQICNAFKSLVVQLQEILNKCKGDLLDMKEGKLKTWPSLLENLIFFVETVCIVLWMASHCAKILRPLKTSLQKKKKKKKKDANTALPVVVCGFQELTGSLQDLLTQALEHIKGQETGITALKLASLSLDEYPQDEASFMKAAMDKVQSSYLRSLQEAGDLLKKRAETIKNLKI, translated from the exons ATGGCCTTGTATAAAATCGTGCCCAAGAATCCGTACTACTTCTGGTCCGTCATGAGTCTGGTGATGCAG GCCATCTCAGCACAGGATGAGAAACTGGCTCAGACCATGTTCCTGCCTCTGGCCGAGCGGATGGTGGAGAAAatggtgaaggaggagaagatcGAGGCCGAAGCGGAG gtgcaGTTGTATTTCATGATCCTGGAGCGTTTGGGAAAGTGTGTCGAGGCTCTCGACGTGATCAGAGGTCCACTTGGAG AGAAGCTGACCAGCgagctgcagagcagagagaacaaGTGCATGATGCTCTACCAGAGGCTGCAGCGCTGGCCCGAGTGTAACGCTCTGGCTCACAAGCTGCTCCTCAAAAA TCCGGATGATTGGCAGTTCTATCCCTCCTACTTCGACTCTCTCTTCCACCTGATCGATCAGTCGTGGAGCCCGCCGGAGGAAGGAGAGCA ctgctcgGAGGGAGCGGTGCATCGCACTGTGGCTGAAGTGGTGAGGTTTGTGGAGGAGCGAATCAAAGGGGAGGACGGCAAAGAGTCCCGCTCGCTCAGAGGACCCTATCTAGCTCGGCTGGAATTAATCCACAGACTGAGAGAGCGAGGCTGTCCTGAAGAAAGCCTGCTgg GTGATCCTTTAGAGCTCATGGTGCAGTTCTTTGGGAAGTTTGGAGACAAACCGTGCTGCATCACCGACCTGAAAATATACCTCCACCTGCTCTCTCCGGACCAACACGTTCAG TTCGTTAACCGTCTGAGTGAGGCGGTTCCGCTCGGGGAGCGAGGCGAGGAGGGATTCGCTTTCCCGGACGACACCAAAGCGCTGCAGaggcacctgtgtgtgtgccagctgaGCCGAGCGCTCGGGCTGCATCACGCGCTCGATGTGGATGGAAAGCTTCGTCTGATCACGGAGCTCAAAGCGCACTATCGTCACGGACTAAAGTTTG GGAAGAACGCTCTGAAGACGGAGCTGCAGTTCTCTGATATGTATTGTCTCATGGCAGCTCATGTATACATCGACTTATGGAAAGAGACGG GGGACGAGAACATGGTGTGGCAGGGTTTGGGCGTCCTGCAGGAGGGTCTGTCTCACAGCGCCTCCAACGCCCAGttcaagctgctgctgctgctcctctacTGTCACCTGGGAGCCTTCGAGCCTGTGGTGGACCTTTACTCCAGCCTGGATGCCAAGCACGTACAGCACGACACCATCGG GTTCCTGTTGACGCGTTACGCTGAGTCATTGGGTCAGTTTGCAGCAGCTTCCCAGTCCTGTAATTTCTCCCTCAGGTTTTTCCACTCGAACCAGAAAGAT ACCTCAGAGTATATCATCCAGGCGTACAAGTACGGAGCGTTTGAGAAGATCCCAGAGTTCATCGCTCTCAGGAACAGGTTGAACCAATCGCTGCACTTTGCCCAAGTCCGCACTGAGCGGATGCTGCTGGACCTGTTCCTCGAGGCCGACAT cgTGTTGAGTCTGGAGGAGAGCGTGAAGGCCATGTCTTTGTCTGCAGAGGAGGACGACATCCCCTGGGACAACATGAGGGACAACAGAGACCtgactgtgttcaccagctgggACCCGAAAGAGAG AGAGTTGACGGACGAACACCGGCGTCAGTCTCTAGAGGAAGAGTCCGTCTGGCTGAGGATACGCTCTCTAACTCTTCGCCTCCTCGCCTCTCTGGCCGGTTCGGGTCACACGCCCTCGCAGCAAAACTCTGAGATTGCCAACGAGAACGGAGTCGGAGACAAGAGCTCGATCCTCAGCGGCCTGCTGTCTCAGCTCAACCAGACTCTacagacagccaatcagataGCAGAAAAACGCATCCAG TATCCATTCCTGGGACCACCCTCCACCCGCCTGGCCCCGGCTCTGTCCAGCGGGAGCTGTCAGTGCCAGGCTGCCGCCCTCCAGCTGTCTGTCCACCTACAGGAGCTGGACACCGTCGGACTCG acgAGTCGACGGAGCTGCAAACCCAGATCTGTAACGCTTTCAAATCATTAGTAGTTCAGCTTCAAG AAATCCTGAATAAATGCAAAGGGGATTTATTGGACATGAAAGAGGGCAAGTTAAAAACCTGGCCGTCCTTATTAGAAAACCTAATCTTCTTTGTTGAG ACGGTGTGCATAGTCTTGTGGATGGCTAGTCACTGTGCCAAGATCCTGCGACCACTCAAGACCAGcctacagaagaagaagaagaagaagaaaaaggatgCAAACACAGCTCTG CCggtggtggtgtgtgggttCCAGGAGCTGACGGGGAGCTTGCAGGACCTGCTCACCCAGGCTTTGGAGCATATAAAGGGGCAAGAGACGGGCATCACAGCCCTTAAACTGGCCAGTTTAAGCTTGGACGAATACCCACAG gacgAAGCTTCGTTTATGAAGGCTGCTATGGACAAGGTGCAGAGCAGTTACCTGCGCTCGCTACAGGAGGCGGGAGACCTGCTCAAGAAGAGAGCGGAAACTATAAAGAACCTCAAGATCTGA